In Gemmatimonadota bacterium, the genomic stretch ATCGGCTGGCGGCCAAGGGATTAGCCGCCCAGCCCAACTTGTTGAGCCGTGTCAGCCCACCCCCCGCCGGGGACCTTTTGTCCCGGCCGTAGGTCGCTTTTGCCGGGGACCGGGGTCCTCGAAGCGCGCCGCGCGTGCGGCGGCCAGGGCGGGCCGACGGGGGGCGAGCGCAGGCGGTCGCGCAGGGAGAGCGCCGGGTGCCGCTCGGGAGGTGGGGGTGTCTCGAGGTCAGCCGCCCCGAGCCAACCGCGCGGCCGCCACCACCAGTCCCACTCCCAGCACGACATTGACGCGGCCCAGCCAGGCCGCCGTGCGGCGCAGCCGCAAACCCGCGGGCGAACCCGGCGCCGCCCGCGCCGCGGCCGGCCCGTAGAGGAAGTCGTGCAGCGCCTGGAGCAGCAGCATAGCCACGACGATGCCCAGCTTCCAGGCCAGGGCCGCGCCGTAACGGGTCCGCCAAAACGCCGGGCTCCCCAGGCCTTCGGCGTCCAGCAGTCCCCGGAAATAGAGGCTGGCCGCGCCGGTCAGGAGCAAGACTGCCACGGCGATCCAGCCCACCGTGCGGAACCGCCGGCCCAGGCGCTGGAAAAGCTCGGTGCGCAGCGTGGCCGGCTCGACGGCACGCAGCACGGGCGCGCCCACCAGGGCCAGGAAGAACATGCCGCCCAGCCAGAGCAGGGCGGCAAGCAGGTGGACCGTCACATTGAGGTAGTAAAGCGACATGACCTGGCCCTCATGTCACGGGCCTTCCTTGAATCGGCGCCGCCAAAACTGGCTCCGGGTTGACCACCAGCCAAGGTTAGCAGAGGCTCCCGACCAGTGCAATCGCAGCAGGCCATGATGCTTGACACCCCAGGTCGCGCGGAATAGGGTCCCCGGCGATGACCACGCGATCGTCGCTGCCGTTGGTCCTGCTCACTGCCATGATCCTGGGAGCGCCAGGGGCCGCTTCGGCGCAGACCGGCGCGGCGGCCCGCGACCGGCAAGCTCGGCCGGGTGCCGGGCGCGGCGTCGCCCTCCCCGAGCGCGCAGTGCGCCGCGACATCCCGCTCACGAACATGATCCGGCGCGCTTTGGCGGCGGGCACGCGTGATTCCACTGGCCGCCCGGGCCGCAACTACTGGCAGCTCCGGGTGGACTACACCATTGACGCGCGCCTGGACCCGGCCACGGCCACGGTCAGCGGCCGCGAGACGGCGGTCATCCACAACACCAGCACCTCGGAGCTGGCCTCCGTCCAGCTCCGCCTCGACCAGAACATCTTCGCGCCCGGCGCGCCGCGGCTGGTTTCGCTCCCGGTGAGCACGGAGGGCATGAAGCTGACCAGGCTGACGGTCGACGGCGTCGCCGTGGAGCTGAACCCGCCGCCGCCGCAGTTCCGCGGGCCGGGCCAGCCTCCTGCCCCGCCCCCGGTCCCGAGCGCGTACGGGCTGGGCGAGACCACGGCGCGAATCGTTCTACCCACACCCATCTCAGCCAACGCGACCAGCACTATCGAGGCGGAATGGAGCTTCCGCGTGCCTCCCGCGGAGGGTGGGCGCAGCCTGCGCATGGGCCGCTGGGGCGACACTCTCTTCCAGGTGGCGCAGTGGTACCCGCGCGTGGCTGTGTTCGACGACCTGCGCGGCTGGGACACCGACCCCTACCTGGGACCGTCCGAGTTCTACAACAACTTCGGCCGCTTCGACGTGCGGATCGAGGTGCCGGCCGGCTGGCTCGTCGGCGCCACCGGCGTGCTCCAGAACCCTGAGGAGGTACTCTCTCCGACCGCGCGGGAGCGGCTCGCACACGTCCTGGACTCGGATTCCCTGCATACCATCGTCGCCCCGGAAGA encodes the following:
- a CDS encoding DUF4149 domain-containing protein — encoded protein: MSLYYLNVTVHLLAALLWLGGMFFLALVGAPVLRAVEPATLRTELFQRLGRRFRTVGWIAVAVLLLTGAASLYFRGLLDAEGLGSPAFWRTRYGAALAWKLGIVVAMLLLQALHDFLYGPAAARAAPGSPAGLRLRRTAAWLGRVNVVLGVGLVVAAARLARGG